One genomic window of Arachis stenosperma cultivar V10309 chromosome 10, arast.V10309.gnm1.PFL2, whole genome shotgun sequence includes the following:
- the LOC130957430 gene encoding uncharacterized protein LOC130957430, which translates to MDKGNIESQLDLYSPELLNSINCSILPPHKLILKVGVLMMLLRNIDQFSGLFNGTRLQVRKLGNHVIECEVLTGNNVGHVVLIPRMNMVPTTETIPIKFQRRQFPIIVSFVMKINKSQGRILSHVRLYLPKPVFTHGQLYVALS; encoded by the coding sequence ATGGATAAAGGAAATATAGAGAGTCAACTAGATCTCTATAGTCCTGAATTACTGAATAGCATAAATTGCTCTATTTTGCCTCCACATAAATTAATACTCAAGGTTGGTGTTCTAATGATGTTGCTGAGGAATATTGACCAATTCAGTGGTCTTTTTAATGGTACAAGGCTACAAGTTAGGAAGCTTGGAAATCATGTCATAGAATGTGAAGTCTTAACGGGTAACAACGTTGGTCATGTTGTTTTGATTCCAAGAATGAATATGGTACCAACAACTGAAACTATCCCAATTAAATTTCAACGAAGACAGTTCCCCATAATAGTATCATTTGTCATGAAAATTAATAAGTCTCAAGGACGAATTTTATCTCATGTTAGATTGTACTTACCCAAACCAGTTTTTACACATGGCCAACTATATGTGGCACTTTCATGA